Proteins co-encoded in one Nitrospirota bacterium genomic window:
- a CDS encoding BamA/TamA family outer membrane protein, with product MEGSEVTLQGEVAKRFLGSDFDFVRGELRWNAGFRPEEKLNVATQFQVGSKTGNEFQHKFYLGGLDTLRGFLDKQFRGDHFWLFNLEVRPTLLETPNWILQGNLFADLAKTWDGKSFSVAGFDKPFITFGTGFRIILPRVYRGILRGDIAWTQEPIKQVGFTFGLQQFF from the coding sequence GTGGAGGGGTCTGAGGTCACTTTACAAGGAGAGGTTGCCAAGCGTTTTTTGGGATCAGACTTTGATTTTGTCAGAGGAGAATTGCGCTGGAATGCTGGATTCCGTCCGGAGGAAAAACTTAATGTCGCCACCCAGTTTCAGGTCGGTTCAAAGACCGGCAATGAGTTTCAGCATAAATTTTATCTGGGAGGATTGGATACTCTCCGCGGATTTTTGGATAAACAATTCCGCGGCGATCATTTCTGGCTGTTTAATCTTGAGGTCCGTCCAACACTTTTGGAAACCCCGAACTGGATCCTCCAGGGAAATCTATTTGCCGATTTAGCGAAGACATGGGATGGAAAAAGCTTTTCAGTCGCCGGGTTCGACAAGCCCTTTATTACGTTTGGAACCGGTTTCCGGATTATTCTTCCGAGAGTTTATCGTGGTATTCTAAGAGGGGATATCGCCTGGACTCAAGAGCCGATCAAGCAGGTTGGATTTACTTTTGGTTTGCAACAGTTTTTTTAA
- a CDS encoding beta-propeller fold lactonase family protein yields the protein MKHKFIATVLSVGMLMISTMTVFAKNTNPVGAVYSMTNVSNGNSVVVFSRDEEGILTNIGSVLTGGKGSGGGFDPLASQNSLVLSHDHRWLLAVNGGSNELSLFRVLPDGLELADKVASGGTFPVSVTVDQNLVYVLNAGPSPNITGFNLSQRGHLTPLSNSTRSLVSTGAFSQIGFDPEGNKLVVTDRAESQIIVYSVSDDGLPAATPVTSASNGKVPFGFIFDERGRLVVVEVGPDAVSTYNILPNDTLQVISGSVVNGQKAACWIAGNERGDIFTTNPGSGTISSYNLMPQNGQVSLLNATDRRGNKPLDLGITSDGRFLYALDPGSGNVDMFRIERDGSLSNLGVVYGQFALFAQGIAVR from the coding sequence ATGAAACATAAGTTTATAGCAACCGTATTAAGCGTGGGGATGCTGATGATCTCCACAATGACCGTTTTTGCAAAAAACACGAACCCGGTCGGGGCCGTCTACAGTATGACCAACGTTTCAAACGGGAACAGCGTGGTTGTTTTCAGCCGGGACGAGGAAGGGATTCTAACGAACATTGGTTCGGTATTGACAGGCGGAAAGGGTTCAGGGGGCGGTTTTGATCCGCTTGCTTCCCAGAATTCCCTTGTCCTGAGCCACGATCACAGATGGCTCCTTGCCGTCAATGGAGGGAGCAATGAACTCTCTCTCTTCCGGGTCCTGCCGGATGGATTAGAACTGGCGGATAAGGTTGCTTCAGGAGGAACATTTCCCGTCAGCGTGACGGTCGACCAGAACCTGGTCTATGTTCTAAACGCCGGGCCATCTCCTAATATCACAGGTTTCAATTTGAGCCAGAGAGGCCATTTAACTCCCCTGTCGAACTCCACCCGATCGCTGGTGTCGACCGGGGCGTTTTCCCAGATCGGTTTCGACCCGGAGGGAAATAAGTTGGTGGTGACGGATAGAGCTGAAAGTCAGATTATCGTCTACTCGGTAAGCGACGACGGATTGCCCGCAGCGACTCCGGTCACCTCGGCATCAAACGGTAAAGTCCCCTTCGGTTTTATTTTTGACGAGCGGGGTCGCCTCGTGGTGGTTGAAGTAGGTCCCGATGCTGTTTCGACTTACAATATTCTTCCAAATGATACTCTGCAGGTGATCAGCGGATCGGTGGTCAATGGGCAGAAAGCGGCCTGCTGGATCGCGGGCAACGAACGGGGTGATATCTTCACTACGAATCCCGGCAGTGGGACGATCTCCAGCTACAACCTCATGCCCCAAAACGGGCAAGTGTCGCTCTTGAACGCTACGGATAGGAGAGGCAATAAACCGCTCGACCTCGGTATTACCTCAGACGGACGTTTTCTCTATGCCCTGGATCCTGGGAGCGGAAACGTGGATATGTTCCGTATCGAACGTGATGGGAGCTTGAGCAATTTGGGGGTTGTCTATGGACAATTCGCCCTGTTTGCGCAAGGGATCGCGGTACGCTAA
- a CDS encoding cytochrome c biogenesis protein DipZ, protein MNWTLELLSVFAGLMTVLSPCVLPILPPLLSASVSTPLRHRPFWIVLGLSSSFALFGTAFALFGSILGLSNSLLRKVALVILFFFGLTLIWPKLWEGIGGRISSMAQRIVGTNRFVAEEGRLSSLLIGASLGLIWAPCAGPILGIVLTLATVQRSFTHTLLLMGGYALGAAVPMLLIGYGGQRIFRQIQRFRSWGPFFHRFFGFTTLATVIGLFFNLDTQLLSHLPGQFFITNKIEKELLGKNDSSTRLAGFTPIANFSPGVVLASTGKIPLPVLGKMPEFSGITTWINSPGLTSMDLRGKVVLVDFWTYSCINCIRTLPYVTKWYEKYKDQGLVVVGVHTPEFSFEKEEANVKQAIIRHGIHYPVAIDNNYGTWNAYNNQYWPAHYLIDVQGNIREEHFGEGNIDETEQAIQALLVEAKLLHKPMRLEAPKSSVDFTKIHSDETYLGYGRTEHFSSPQKMMADSALPYTAPSTLSLNRWALKGLWKITKEAAVLQSPHGAVQFRFNAPKLNLVMVAGEKELTAKVLLDGKPIPAEFRGKDVGPDGTVRISESRMYNLVALSESDGRDHLFELFFEKANVKLFAFTFG, encoded by the coding sequence ATGAATTGGACTCTGGAGTTATTATCGGTTTTCGCTGGATTGATGACGGTGTTAAGTCCCTGCGTTCTTCCCATTCTACCACCCCTTCTGAGCGCGTCAGTCTCGACGCCCCTTCGTCACCGTCCTTTCTGGATCGTGTTGGGTCTTTCGAGTAGTTTTGCCTTATTCGGAACGGCCTTTGCTCTCTTTGGAAGCATTCTGGGATTAAGCAACTCCCTCCTCCGCAAAGTGGCATTGGTCATTCTCTTTTTCTTTGGCCTCACATTGATATGGCCGAAGCTCTGGGAAGGAATTGGAGGCCGAATCAGTTCCATGGCGCAAAGGATTGTAGGGACTAACCGGTTCGTTGCGGAAGAGGGCCGACTCTCCTCCCTTCTGATCGGGGCATCGTTGGGTTTGATCTGGGCGCCCTGCGCAGGACCGATCCTGGGTATTGTCCTTACATTGGCAACCGTTCAGAGATCGTTTACACATACCCTCCTCTTGATGGGAGGATATGCTCTGGGAGCGGCTGTCCCAATGCTCCTGATCGGTTATGGGGGACAGAGAATTTTTCGCCAAATTCAAAGGTTTCGCTCGTGGGGGCCATTTTTCCACAGGTTTTTTGGATTTACGACGCTCGCGACGGTCATTGGTCTCTTCTTTAATCTTGATACTCAGCTTCTTTCTCACCTTCCCGGACAATTTTTCATCACCAACAAGATTGAAAAAGAATTGCTGGGGAAAAATGATTCCTCGACGCGTCTCGCGGGTTTTACACCCATAGCTAACTTTTCACCTGGTGTCGTTCTGGCCTCGACTGGAAAAATACCGTTGCCTGTTTTGGGCAAGATGCCGGAATTTTCCGGGATTACGACATGGATTAATTCTCCTGGTCTGACCTCTATGGATTTGAGAGGAAAAGTGGTCCTGGTGGATTTTTGGACCTATTCCTGTATCAATTGCATTCGAACCCTTCCTTACGTCACGAAATGGTACGAAAAGTATAAAGATCAGGGATTGGTCGTCGTCGGGGTGCATACTCCGGAATTTAGTTTTGAAAAAGAAGAAGCCAATGTGAAACAGGCGATCATCCGGCATGGCATCCATTACCCGGTTGCCATAGACAATAATTATGGGACCTGGAATGCCTATAACAATCAATATTGGCCGGCGCACTATTTAATCGACGTTCAGGGGAATATCCGTGAAGAACATTTTGGGGAAGGTAATATTGATGAGACTGAGCAAGCCATCCAGGCTCTATTAGTCGAGGCAAAACTTCTTCATAAACCTATGAGGCTGGAGGCTCCAAAAAGTTCGGTTGATTTTACAAAAATCCATTCGGACGAAACCTACCTTGGGTATGGACGGACGGAACATTTTTCATCTCCTCAAAAAATGATGGCGGATTCCGCCTTGCCTTATACGGCGCCCTCGACACTATCTCTGAACCGCTGGGCGCTGAAAGGTCTGTGGAAAATCACTAAAGAGGCCGCGGTTCTCCAATCTCCGCACGGCGCGGTTCAATTCCGGTTTAACGCGCCAAAGCTCAACCTGGTCATGGTCGCGGGAGAGAAAGAATTGACCGCAAAAGTTCTTCTGGATGGAAAACCAATTCCTGCGGAGTTTCGCGGGAAAGATGTGGGACCAGACGGCACAGTCAGGATTTCCGAATCAAGAATGTACAATCTTGTTGCGCTTTCAGAAAGCGACGGAAGAGATCATCTCTTCGAACTATTCTTTGAAAAAGCAAATGTAAAGCTCTTCGCGTTTACATTTGGGTAG
- the msrB gene encoding peptide-methionine (R)-S-oxide reductase MsrB, protein MDRRTFLKSTLVAGVGILAVSVKPRLVRSGESDESFEMTRTDDEWRSLLTPDQYNVLRKESTDPPFKNAYFNNKAHGIYLCAGCDLPLFSSEAKYDSHTGWPSFWQPVSESAVRTRTDWKLLYPRTEVHCRRCGGHQGHLFKDGPPPTGLRYCINSAALKFVPGQ, encoded by the coding sequence ATGGATCGAAGAACATTCCTTAAATCTACCCTGGTTGCGGGAGTCGGAATTCTTGCCGTTTCCGTCAAGCCCCGACTGGTTCGATCGGGTGAGTCTGACGAATCCTTTGAAATGACCAGGACAGACGATGAGTGGCGGTCACTTTTGACCCCGGATCAGTACAACGTTCTACGAAAGGAGTCAACAGACCCCCCCTTTAAGAATGCCTATTTCAACAATAAAGCTCATGGCATCTACCTCTGCGCGGGATGTGATTTACCCCTATTTTCCTCTGAGGCCAAGTATGACAGCCATACCGGCTGGCCAAGCTTTTGGCAGCCGGTAAGCGAGTCGGCGGTACGGACCCGGACCGACTGGAAATTACTTTATCCCCGGACCGAGGTCCATTGCAGACGGTGCGGCGGTCATCAGGGGCATTTATTCAAGGATGGACCGCCTCCCACTGGCTTACGGTATTGTATTAACTCAGCGGCATTAAAGTTTGTTCCTGGCCAGTAG